From a region of the Pongo abelii isolate AG06213 chromosome 9, NHGRI_mPonAbe1-v2.0_pri, whole genome shotgun sequence genome:
- the SCGB2A1 gene encoding mammaglobin-B, whose translation MKLLMVLMLAALLLHCYADSGCKLLEDVVEKTMNSDISIPEYKELLQEFIDSDAAAEAMGKFKQCFLSQSHRTLKNFGLMMHTMYDSIWCNIKSN comes from the exons ATGAAGCTGCTGATGGTCCTCATGCTGGCGGCCCTCCTCCTGCACTGCTATGCAG attctggCTGCAAACTCCTGGAAGACGTGGTTGAAAAGACCATGAATTCCGACATATCTATACCTGAATACAAAGAGCTTCTTCAAGAGTTCATAGACAGTGATGCCGCTGCAGAGGCTATGGGGAAATTCAAGCAGTGTTTCCTCAGCCAGTCACATAGAACTCTGAAAAACTTTGGACTGATGATG CATACAATGTACGACAGCATTTGGTGTAATATTAAGAGTAATTAA